TGAATAACATACGCAAGATATCCAATTACTGAAAGTACTGAGAATAAAAAGCCCAGATATGCTGCTAAATAAAGCGGTTTTACACTAAAAGCAGTAATTCCGGTAAATGCAAATTTGAGCATTTTTTTAAGGTTATAACTGCTCTCTCCTGCTATTCTTTCTCCTGCTGTAAAGTCAATGCCGATTTGTTTGTAACCCATCCAACTGGTTAAGCCTCTTAAGAACAGATCATCTTCTTTGAAGCTTCTCATTGCCTCTACCGCATTGGCATCCATCAATCTGAAATCGGATCCGCCTCCTTTGGTAAGATTCACATCGGAAAGACTGGATAGAAGCTTATAGAACACATCAGAAGTTTTTCTTTTAAAATAAGAAATTTGTTTAGGATAAGTTCTTACCGTATATACGATATCATAGCCTTCTTCCCATTTTTTAATCATTTCAGGAATAAGTTCTGGTGGATGCTGAAGATCGCCATCCATTGATATCACAGCATTTCCATCGGCATTATCCATTCCCGCTTTTACGGCTGGCTGATGCCCGAAGTTTCTGGAGAATTCAATAAATTTTACTTCTTCATATTTCTGAGACAATTCTTCCAACTTCTGTTGTGTACGATCTCTGCTTCCATCATTCACAAAAATGATTTCAAAATCATAATTCTCCAGCCCTGAAAAAACTTCTTTTATTTTTTCATGAACTAAAGCAACGTTACCTTCTTCATTATGAGCAGGAATGACAATAGAAATTTTCTTCATACATTAATTTAAAGTGTAGTCCTTTTCAAAATCTTTGGTCATCAGTTCATAAATAACTCTTAACCAAACGACGATACAAGGTACGGCTTTCAATGAATATTTAATGATATAATTTGTTTGATAAATTTTGGGAATAAATCTGATGGTGAGAAACAGGTCAGAATGATCACAAACACCAATAATCCAATAATGAAAGGTGTTTTTTCCTTCTGAAGCGTGAACCATATCATGACTCCTGCCACAGCAATAATATATGTTGGAGATTCGGAACCTGAACTGAATAATACCAAAAACAGCAATGTAGAAGCCAGGATCATCAATTGAAATGCATAGTTTTTATACTGCTTTATTCTGATATATGGCAATGCAAATAAAGGAAGCCCAAAAGCTAAAAATGTAAGGTTTGAAATGGATGCATCACCCAAAATTCTTCTTACAAATCCCATTAGTGAAATGTCCTGCATATTCCCTAGCACCTGATTATCATTATTCTTTGATATTAAAGACGTAGCCCAGTCTGAATAACTCTGAATAACAAACTGCGGACAGGAATAGATCATCGGAATGCATAAACATAATGCGGCAATGACAATTCCCGAAAGAATAAATTTGACCTTATTTTTGATAAAGAAAAACTGCGACAGCCCTACAATTCCGTAAAGTTTTACAAAGATTCCGACAACAATAGTTGTAGCAGACTGTACTTCTTTTCTTTCATAAATGAATATTGCTGATAGCATTAAAAGTCCTACTAATGCGACATTGAACTGTAAACTCACCGCAGCAGTAATGTATTCTTGCAGACATAATAAGGCAAAAAGAGCCTTCTTAGGGTCTGAAAACGGCAATTTGTGAATGGCATACAGGAAAATGGCTGTATTGGCAACATTCCATAGGGCAATTCCCATCCAGTCCGGCATTACCGCAAAAGGAGCGATCAATAAACTGAAAAAGATACCATAATGATTCATATCAGAATATTGCTCAGGATATTGTAA
This is a stretch of genomic DNA from Chryseobacterium tructae. It encodes these proteins:
- a CDS encoding glycosyltransferase family 2 protein, which codes for MKKISIVIPAHNEEGNVALVHEKIKEVFSGLENYDFEIIFVNDGSRDRTQQKLEELSQKYEEVKFIEFSRNFGHQPAVKAGMDNADGNAVISMDGDLQHPPELIPEMIKKWEEGYDIVYTVRTYPKQISYFKRKTSDVFYKLLSSLSDVNLTKGGGSDFRLMDANAVEAMRSFKEDDLFLRGLTSWMGYKQIGIDFTAGERIAGESSYNLKKMLKFAFTGITAFSVKPLYLAAYLGFLFSVLSVIGYLAYVIHSFVVHTEISGWASLIMTIVFFGGLQLIILGIIGIYLGKIFKQVKERPNYIIKNKNF